A region of Raphanus sativus cultivar WK10039 unplaced genomic scaffold, ASM80110v3 Scaffold0104, whole genome shotgun sequence DNA encodes the following proteins:
- the LOC108833780 gene encoding uncharacterized protein LOC108833780, giving the protein MSKINNLEFAALNLSGDNYLQWALDTKILLRSKNLGDTITEGTEPSVKNKYMAIVIIRHHLAEGLKDQYLTIEDPLELWTELKTRYDHQKTVILPKALYDWRNLRIQDYKSVEEYNSAMFKIVSKLKLCGETITDADMLEKTFSTFHTSNMLLQQQYREKGFSTYAALISCLLLAEQNNELLMMNSELRPPGAKALPEAHAAIEPKDETPRESYRGRVRGRGRWQGSNRGFQPRDRGFQPRGRGFQPRGRGFQPRDHLGPSRGRGYSRGHQASRGYKSNFKTHGSTKAPCYRCGMTNHWANRCNTPHHLVKLYQESMKGKNPVANWVHHDDENDLDHEMMTMRMIQP; this is encoded by the coding sequence atgtcgaaaatcaacaACCTTGAGTTTGCTGCCCTCAATCTCTCCGGAGATAATTACCTCCAATGGGCACTTGATACCAAAATTCTCTTGAGGTCTAAAAATCTTGGTGATACTATCACTGAAGGCACCGAGCCATCGGTTAAGAATAAATACATGGCCATTGTTATCATTCGCCATCATTTGGCTGAAGGTCTTAAGGATCAGTACCTCACTATTGAGGATCCTCTGGAATTGTGGACAGAGTTGAAAACCCGATATGATCACCAGAAAACTGTGATCCTGCCAAAGGCCCTTTATGATTGGAGGAACCTTAGAatccaagactataagtctgtggaagAGTATAACTCGGCTATGTTCAAGATAGTCTCCAAGTTGAAATTGTGTGGGGAGACTATCACTGATGCTGATATGCTGGAGAAAACATTCTCCACATTCCACACCAGCAATATGTTGCTTCAGCAACAGTACCGAGAAAAGGGTTTCTCCACTTATGCTGccttaatctcttgtttgttgcttgctgAACAGAACAATGAGTTGCTCATGATGAACAGTGAGCTAAGGCCACCTGGTGCTAAAGCATTGCCTGAGGCACATGCGGCCATAGAGCCAAAAGATGAGACTCCAAGAGAGTCATACCGCGGTCGTGTGAGAGGCCGTGGAAGATGGCAAGGAAGTAACCGTGGGTTTCAGCCACGAGACCGTGGGTTTCAGCCACGAGGCCGTGGGTTTCAGCCACGAGGACGTGGATTCCAACCACGAGACCATCTTGGTCCTAGCCGAGGCCGAGGCTATAGCCGAGGTCATCAAgctagccgtgggtataagtccaACTTCAAAACCCATGGCTCGACCAAAGCTCCTTGCTATCGTTGTGGGATGACCAATCATTGGGCTAACCGATGCAACACTCCCCACCATCTTGTTAAGCTCTACCAGGAGAGCATGAAGGGAAAGAACCCTGTGGCAAATTGGGTCCATCATGATGATGAGAATGATTTAGACCATGAGATGATGACCATGAGAATGATCCAACCATGA